The following are encoded in a window of Methanofollis sp. genomic DNA:
- a CDS encoding phosphopentomutase/phosphoglucosamine mutase, which produces MLFGSSGIRREYSGGFADLAIRVGAAAASRGGNAVVGRDARTTGQVLADSVSAGLLSAGCDVYSCGIAPTPTVACAARAHDLGVMITASHNPEEYNGIKLLNPDGSSFTAAQQAAMEEALTQDHWTGWESQGHVHALDAVSIHKDVILSTLTLPEGLDVVVDCGNGAGSMITPSLLADGGMRPLALNANPSGRFVRPSEPLEANLPYMPAMVRKAGAACGIVHDGDADRMMAFDGKGRYIGGDHMLMLFADYLGARHVVTTADASMAIEEVAEVRRTPVGDTYVSEELLRWGDFGGEPSGAWIFPKNSLCPDGIYAAALLCEIAGEWDIAEKVAAMPTYPILRDSIRLENARDLMGALGAAVPTDGIRLQEEEGWCLIRASGTEPKIRFTAEGRDPAAAKRMMETGKALVSGARHGSDVA; this is translated from the coding sequence ATGCTTTTCGGCTCTTCAGGGATCAGAAGAGAATATTCCGGAGGATTCGCCGACCTGGCCATCCGTGTCGGGGCTGCGGCCGCATCCCGCGGCGGGAACGCGGTCGTCGGCAGGGACGCACGGACGACCGGGCAGGTCCTCGCGGACAGTGTCAGTGCCGGCCTCCTCTCGGCAGGATGCGACGTCTATAGTTGCGGCATCGCCCCCACCCCGACGGTCGCCTGTGCCGCACGTGCCCACGACCTCGGCGTGATGATCACCGCATCGCACAACCCGGAGGAGTACAACGGGATCAAACTCCTCAACCCGGACGGTTCCTCGTTCACCGCGGCCCAGCAGGCCGCCATGGAAGAGGCGCTCACACAGGACCACTGGACCGGGTGGGAATCGCAAGGGCATGTCCACGCCCTCGACGCCGTTTCAATCCACAAAGACGTCATCCTCAGCACCCTCACCCTCCCCGAAGGACTCGATGTCGTCGTGGACTGCGGGAACGGTGCCGGGAGCATGATCACCCCATCCCTCCTTGCCGACGGGGGCATGCGTCCCCTCGCCCTCAATGCCAACCCGAGCGGCCGGTTCGTCCGCCCTTCCGAGCCCCTGGAAGCGAACCTGCCGTACATGCCTGCCATGGTGCGGAAGGCGGGCGCCGCCTGCGGAATCGTCCATGACGGCGACGCCGACAGGATGATGGCCTTCGACGGAAAGGGCCGGTACATCGGCGGCGACCACATGCTCATGCTCTTTGCCGACTATCTTGGCGCACGCCACGTCGTCACCACCGCAGACGCCTCCATGGCGATCGAGGAGGTCGCGGAGGTGAGACGGACCCCGGTCGGCGACACCTACGTCTCCGAAGAACTCCTCCGCTGGGGAGACTTCGGAGGGGAACCGTCAGGGGCATGGATCTTCCCGAAAAATTCTCTCTGTCCGGACGGCATCTATGCCGCCGCCCTCCTCTGCGAGATCGCCGGGGAATGGGACATCGCCGAAAAGGTGGCTGCCATGCCGACATACCCGATCCTCAGGGACTCCATACGCCTTGAGAATGCCCGCGACCTGATGGGCGCACTCGGCGCCGCCGTCCCGACAGACGGCATCCGCCTCCAGGAGGAGGAGGGCTGGTGCCTCATCAGGGCAAG